In Populus nigra chromosome 1, ddPopNigr1.1, whole genome shotgun sequence, one genomic interval encodes:
- the LOC133672863 gene encoding oligouridylate-binding protein 1B-like isoform X1, with protein sequence MQQLRLKQQQQALMQQALLQQQSLYHPGLLAPPQIEPIPSGNLPPGFDPSTCRSVYVGNIHTQVTEPLLQEVFASTGPVEGCKLIRKEKSSYGFIHYFDRRAAALAILSLNGRHLFGQPIKVNWAYASGQREDTSGHFNIFVGDLSPEVTDATLYACFSVYPSCSDARVMWDQKTGRSRGFGFVSFRNQQDAQSAINDLTGKWLGSRQIRCNWAAKGASSNDDKQSSDSKSVVELTNGTSEDCKEATNNEAPENNPQYTTVYVGNLAPEVAQPDLHRHFHALGAGVIEEVRVQRDKGFGFVRFSTHAEAALAIQMGNTQSLFGKQMKCSWGSKPTLPGTSSNPLPPPAAAPLPGLTATDILAYERQLAISKMGGVHALMHPQGQLPLKQAAMGMGAAGASQAIYDGGFQNVAAAQQLMYYQ encoded by the exons ATGCAACAACTGAGGCTTAAACAGCAACAACAAGCACTGATGCAACAGGCACTTCTTCAACAACAGTCTCTTTACCATCCTGGCCTCCTCGCTCCTCCTCAG aTTGAGCCAATTCCAAGTGGAAATCTGCCTCCTGGTTTTGATCCAAGTACTTGCCGCAGTGT GTATGTGGGAAACATCCACACTCAGGTAACTGAACCCCTTCTCCAAGAGGTTTTTGCGAGTACTGGTCCTGTTGAAGGATGCAAGCttatcagaaaagaaaag TCGTCCTATGGATTTATTCACTACTTTGATCGTCGAGCAGCTGCTCTTGCAATATTATCTCTTAATGGAAGGCATCT ATTTGGGCAGCCTATTAAAGTTAACTGGGCATATGCTAGTGGTCAGAGAGAAGATACATCAG GTCACTTCAACATTTTTGTTGGAGATCTTAGTCCTGAGGTCACTGATGCAACATTGTATGCCTGCTTTTCTGTTTATCCCAGTTGTTC AGATGCAAGGGTTATGTGGGATCAGAAGACTGGGCGTTCAAGAGGGTTTGGATTTGTTTCCTTTCGAAATCAACAG GATGCCCAGAGTGCAATAAATGACCTAACAG GAAAGTGGCTTGGTAGTAGACAGATTCGGTGCAACTGGGCAGCTAAAGGTGCCAGTTCCAATGACGACAAGCAAAGCTCTGATTCAAAAAGTGTGGTGGAACTAACAAATGGCACGTCAG AGGATTGCAAGGAGGCAACAAATAACGAGGCTCCTGAAAACAATCCTCAATATACTACTGTTTATGTTGGCAATCTTGCTCCAGAG GTGGCACAGCCTGATCTCCATCGCCACTTCCATGCTCTTGGTGCTGGAGTTATTGAGGAGGTTCGTGTCCAGAGAGACAAAGGTTTTGGTTTTGTGAGGTTCAGTACTCATGCAGAGGCAGCTTTAGCTATTCAGATGGGAAACACCCAATCACTTTTTGGAAAACAGATGAAG TGCTCATGGGGTAGCAAGCCTACTCTGCCGGGGACAAGCTCAAACCCACTCCCCCCACCTGCTGCTGCCCCTTTGCCTGGTCTCACAGCTACTGATATCTTGGCATATGAGAGGCAGCTAGCGATAAGCAAGATGGGTGGTGTCCATGCCTTGATGCATCCTCAGGGGCAGCTTCCTCTAAAACAAGCAGCAATGGGAATGGGTGCTGCCGGAGCAAGCCAGGCAATATATGATGGTGGTTTCCAGAATGTTGCTGCTGCCCAGCAACTGATGTACTATCAGTAA
- the LOC133672863 gene encoding oligouridylate-binding protein 1B-like isoform X2 — translation MDLFTTLIVEQLLLQYYLLMEGISPYYCTLGRFGQPIKVNWAYASGQREDTSGHFNIFVGDLSPEVTDATLYACFSVYPSCSDARVMWDQKTGRSRGFGFVSFRNQQDAQSAINDLTGKWLGSRQIRCNWAAKGASSNDDKQSSDSKSVVELTNGTSEDCKEATNNEAPENNPQYTTVYVGNLAPEVAQPDLHRHFHALGAGVIEEVRVQRDKGFGFVRFSTHAEAALAIQMGNTQSLFGKQMKCSWGSKPTLPGTSSNPLPPPAAAPLPGLTATDILAYERQLAISKMGGVHALMHPQGQLPLKQAAMGMGAAGASQAIYDGGFQNVAAAQQLMYYQ, via the exons ATGGATTTATTCACTACTTTGATCGTCGAGCAGCTGCTCTTGCAATATTATCTCTTAATGGAAGGCATCT CACCTTATTACTGCACTCTTGGCAGATTTGGGCAGCCTATTAAAGTTAACTGGGCATATGCTAGTGGTCAGAGAGAAGATACATCAG GTCACTTCAACATTTTTGTTGGAGATCTTAGTCCTGAGGTCACTGATGCAACATTGTATGCCTGCTTTTCTGTTTATCCCAGTTGTTC AGATGCAAGGGTTATGTGGGATCAGAAGACTGGGCGTTCAAGAGGGTTTGGATTTGTTTCCTTTCGAAATCAACAG GATGCCCAGAGTGCAATAAATGACCTAACAG GAAAGTGGCTTGGTAGTAGACAGATTCGGTGCAACTGGGCAGCTAAAGGTGCCAGTTCCAATGACGACAAGCAAAGCTCTGATTCAAAAAGTGTGGTGGAACTAACAAATGGCACGTCAG AGGATTGCAAGGAGGCAACAAATAACGAGGCTCCTGAAAACAATCCTCAATATACTACTGTTTATGTTGGCAATCTTGCTCCAGAG GTGGCACAGCCTGATCTCCATCGCCACTTCCATGCTCTTGGTGCTGGAGTTATTGAGGAGGTTCGTGTCCAGAGAGACAAAGGTTTTGGTTTTGTGAGGTTCAGTACTCATGCAGAGGCAGCTTTAGCTATTCAGATGGGAAACACCCAATCACTTTTTGGAAAACAGATGAAG TGCTCATGGGGTAGCAAGCCTACTCTGCCGGGGACAAGCTCAAACCCACTCCCCCCACCTGCTGCTGCCCCTTTGCCTGGTCTCACAGCTACTGATATCTTGGCATATGAGAGGCAGCTAGCGATAAGCAAGATGGGTGGTGTCCATGCCTTGATGCATCCTCAGGGGCAGCTTCCTCTAAAACAAGCAGCAATGGGAATGGGTGCTGCCGGAGCAAGCCAGGCAATATATGATGGTGGTTTCCAGAATGTTGCTGCTGCCCAGCAACTGATGTACTATCAGTAA
- the LOC133672877 gene encoding protein FLUORESCENT IN BLUE LIGHT, chloroplastic isoform X2, with amino-acid sequence MMGNMQLRSSAMAFLVTNALMWTTPFEALAETCEADSSIFNMPLLLFVALVGATVGGLLARQRKGELQRLNEQLRQINAALRRQAKIESYAPTLSYAPVGSRILESEVIVDPRKEELISRLKVGKNFLRNQDPEKAFVEFKSALELAQNLKDPIEEKKAVRGLGASLQRQGKLQEAIKYHCMVLAISKREGEESGNTEAYGAIADCYTELGDLEQAAKFYDKYIARLETD; translated from the exons ATGATG GGAAACATGCAATTGAGATCCTCGGCAATGGCTTTTCTTGTTACTAATGCCTTGATGTGGACTACCCCTTTTGAAGCTTTAGCTGAAACATGTGAGGCAGATAGCTCTATCTTCAACATGCCTTTGCTGTTATTTGTGGCCCTTGTAGGGGCAACTGTTGGAG GGTTGCTTGCACGGCAGAGGAAAGGGGAATTGCAGCGGCTGAATGAGCAATTACGCCAGATCAATGCTGCTCTAAGAAGGCAAGCCAAGATCGAGTCCTATGCCCCCACCTTGAGCTATGCTCCTGTTGGTAGTAGAATACTAGAGAGTGAAGTGATTGTTGATCCAAGGAAGGAGGAGTTGATTTCTCGATTGAAAGTTGGAAAGAATTTTTTGCGGAATCAAGATCCAGAGAAAGCATTTGTGGAGTTTAAGTCAGCTCTTGAGCTTGCTCAGAACCTGAAGGATCCAATAGAGGAGAAGAAGGCTGTAAGAGGTTTAG GAGCCTCACTGCAAAGGCAGGGTAAACTTCAAGAAGCTATTAAATATCACTGTATGGTTCTTGCAATCTCCAAGAGAGAAGGAGAGGAATCCGGAAACACGGAGGCTTATGGAGCAATAGCGGATTGCTACACTGAACTTGGTGATCTCGAGCAAGCTGCCAAATTTTATGACAAATATATTGCAAGGTTGGAAACAGACTGA
- the LOC133672877 gene encoding protein FLUORESCENT IN BLUE LIGHT, chloroplastic isoform X1: MAVIIRCSSCFSSPPSSDHIISPKPHIPAGKLASLLFRARKFTSSSGDASSILSASRHKLPGSESVHIRPASEGHLNTVQVPPVCDKFLELLSAHQGNMQLRSSAMAFLVTNALMWTTPFEALAETCEADSSIFNMPLLLFVALVGATVGGLLARQRKGELQRLNEQLRQINAALRRQAKIESYAPTLSYAPVGSRILESEVIVDPRKEELISRLKVGKNFLRNQDPEKAFVEFKSALELAQNLKDPIEEKKAVRGLGASLQRQGKLQEAIKYHCMVLAISKREGEESGNTEAYGAIADCYTELGDLEQAAKFYDKYIARLETD, translated from the exons atggcagTGATAATCCGCTGCAGCTCTTGCTTCTCTTCTCCACCCTCCTCCGATCACATCATCTCCCCCAAACCCCATATTCCAGCTG GAAAATTGGCCTCTCTTCTGTTTAGAGCACGGAAGTTTACATCATCATCTGGAGATGCTTCAAGTATACTATCTGCTTCTCGCCATAAGTTGCCAGGCAGCGAAAGTGTGCACATAAGGCCTGCATCCGAAGGGCATCTGAACACTGTTCAAGTACCGCCTGTTTGTGACAAATTTCTTGAACTATTGTCTGCTCATCAG GGAAACATGCAATTGAGATCCTCGGCAATGGCTTTTCTTGTTACTAATGCCTTGATGTGGACTACCCCTTTTGAAGCTTTAGCTGAAACATGTGAGGCAGATAGCTCTATCTTCAACATGCCTTTGCTGTTATTTGTGGCCCTTGTAGGGGCAACTGTTGGAG GGTTGCTTGCACGGCAGAGGAAAGGGGAATTGCAGCGGCTGAATGAGCAATTACGCCAGATCAATGCTGCTCTAAGAAGGCAAGCCAAGATCGAGTCCTATGCCCCCACCTTGAGCTATGCTCCTGTTGGTAGTAGAATACTAGAGAGTGAAGTGATTGTTGATCCAAGGAAGGAGGAGTTGATTTCTCGATTGAAAGTTGGAAAGAATTTTTTGCGGAATCAAGATCCAGAGAAAGCATTTGTGGAGTTTAAGTCAGCTCTTGAGCTTGCTCAGAACCTGAAGGATCCAATAGAGGAGAAGAAGGCTGTAAGAGGTTTAG GAGCCTCACTGCAAAGGCAGGGTAAACTTCAAGAAGCTATTAAATATCACTGTATGGTTCTTGCAATCTCCAAGAGAGAAGGAGAGGAATCCGGAAACACGGAGGCTTATGGAGCAATAGCGGATTGCTACACTGAACTTGGTGATCTCGAGCAAGCTGCCAAATTTTATGACAAATATATTGCAAGGTTGGAAACAGACTGA